The Henckelia pumila isolate YLH828 unplaced genomic scaffold, ASM3356847v2 CTG_461:::fragment_3, whole genome shotgun sequence genome window below encodes:
- the LOC140871981 gene encoding subtilisin-like protease SBT4.3, whose protein sequence is MAGLQCLILSSVLLVLCVLGRMAYSHAEDQERKIYVVYMGNLGENEELPKTTHHSSMLEDVVDSRFQGQSLIRSYTRSFNGFAAYLTHEEQEKLASREEVVSVFPSIVLHPQTTRSWDFTGLRENSIRNPTVESDMIVGVIDTGIWPESKSFKDKGFSPPPKKWKGVCKGGQNFTCNNKLIGARYYNSFMPSTTGSARDTEGHGSHTASTAAGNVVKGASFYGIANGTARGGVPSARIAAYKVCYPSFGCQSSDILAAFDDAIADGVDIISVSLGNPELVALENDVIAIGALHASRKGVLVVQSAGNSGPDLVTSIVPWVFTVAASITDKGIITKVVLGNGTTISGKSVNSFNLKGNSYPLAYGNETTTTCDEQLAMGCLESCLDKRMVKGKVVLCNEDKGMEEAFNAGAVGLVVHSTRAPDVSFVVPFPFSGLTMPRFNDLEGYFNTTKNHTVDILKSEVVKNLNAPSVASFSSRGPNFLFPNLLKPDVTAPGVEILAAYSPLSSPSEFPQDKRSVKYSILSGTSMACPHVTGAAAYVKSFHPNWSPSAIKSALMTTAWRMNASKDPKAEFSYGAGHIDPVKAVHPGLVYDISPDDYITFLCNNGYNASTLRKIFGTSVHCPDKRTPNDDLNYPTMTFRFVSPIGKSAKFSRQFNRTVTNVGSANSIYKAITSSGLDYNITVNPSILKFTAIGQKQSFVVTFSGKLTSKTNLTSASLEWSDGVHSVRSPIVIYSTGL, encoded by the exons ATGGCCGGGCTGCAATGTCTCATACTCTCCTCTGTTTTATTAGTTCTTTGTGTTTTGGGTCGGATGGCATATTCTCATGCTGAGGATCAAGAAAGGAAGATTTATGTAGTGTACATGGGAAATCTTGGGGAGAACGAAGAATTGCCGAAGACGACGCACCACTCGAGCATGCTTGAAGATGTTGTTGATAGCAG GTTTCAAGGTCAATCATTAATCAGAAGTTACACTCGGAGTTTCAATGGCTTTGCTGCCTATCTCACTCATGAAGAGCAGGAAAAGTTGGCTA GTAGGGAAGAAGTGGTATCAGTTTTTCCTAGTATAGTTCTTCATCCACAAACAACAAGATCATGGGATTTCACGGGACTCCGGGAAAACTCTATTCGAAATCCAACCGTCGAGAGCGACATGATTGTTGGGGTCATCGACACCGGAATATGGCCGGAATCAAAGAGTTtcaaagacaaaggcttcagcCCTCCTCCCAAGAAATGGAAAGGAGTGTGTAAAGGGGGACAAAATTTCACATGCAACAA CAAACTAATCGGAGCCCGGTACTACAACTCCTTTATGCCATCGACGACTGGTTCGGCAAGAGACACAGAAGGCCACGGATCTCATACAGCGTCGACAGCAGCTGGAAATGTGGTTAAAGGCGCCAGTTTTTACGGCATTGCTAATGGGACAGCAAGAGGAGGTGTACCATCAGCTAGAATCGCTGCATATAAAGTTTGTTACCCGAGTTTCGGGTGCCAGTCATCAGATATACTGGCTGCATTCGACGATGCTATTGCTGATGGAGTTGATATCATAAGCGTTTCTCTTGGAAACCCCGAACTGGTTGCGTTGGAGAATGATGTGATTGCCATCGGGGCACTTCATGCTTCACGAAAGGGTGTTTTAGTAGTACAATCTGCAGGGAATTCGGGGCCTGATCTGGTTACAAGTATCGTTCCGTGGGTTTTCACCGTTGCGGCTAGCATCACTGATAAAGGTATCATCACCAAAGTGGTTCTTGGGAATGGGACTACAATTTCG GGAAAATCTGTGAATTCTTTCAACCTTAAGGGGAATAGTTATCCCTTAGCATATGGGAATGAAACCACCACAACATGCGACGAACAATTGGCTAT GGGCTGTTTAGAGTCCTGTTTAGATAAAAGAATGGTAAAAGGCAAGGTTGTTCTTTGCAACGAAGACAAAGGCATGGAAGAAGCTTTCAATGCTGGAGCAGTTGGTTTAGTCGTACACTCGACGAGGGCACCAGATGTTTCTTTCGTTGTTCCCTTCCCCTTTTCTGGTTTAACCATGCCACGCTTCAATGACTTAGAAGGCTACTTCAACACCACAAA GAATCATACCGTGGACATACTCAAGAGCGAGGTTGTGAAAAATCTCAATGCACCTTCTGTTGCTTCCTTTTCCTCAAGAGGCCCCAATTTCCTTTTCCCCAATCTATTGAAG CCAGATGTAACAGCCCCTGGAGTTGAAATCTTGGCAGCATACTCACCTTTGAGTTCACCTTCAGAATTTCCCCAAGACAAGCGATCCGTGAAATATAGCATATTATCCGGGACATCGATGGCTTGCCCTCATGTCACGGGGGCCGCTGCTTATGTGAAATCATTTCACCCCAACTGGTCACCTTCTGCAATCAAATCAGCTCTCATGACGACTG CATGGAGAATGAATGCCAGCAAAGATCCAAAGGCTGAATTTTCTTACGGAGCAGGCCATATAGATCCTGTCAAAGCCGTTCACCCCGGCCTAGTGTACGATATTTCGCCAGATGATTACATCACATTCCTCTGCAACAACGGCTATAATGCATCAACTCTCAGAAAAATATTCGGAACAAGCGTCCACTGTCCAGACAAGAGAACACCTAACGATGACTTGAACTACCCCACGATGACTTTTCGGTTCGTTAGTCCAATCGGCAAGAGTGCAAAATTCTCAAGACAGTTCAACAGAACTGTAACAAATGTAGGATCCGCAAACTCGATATACAAGGCAATCACCAGCAGTGGTCTGGATTATAACATCACCGTGAATCCTAGCATCCTTAAATTTACGGCCATCGGTCAGAAACAATCGTTTGTAGTGACATTCAGTGGGAAGCTCACTTCTAAGACAAACTTAACATCTGCATCATTGGAGTGGTCCGATGGAGTTCATAGTGTGAGGAGTCCAATCGTGATTTATTCAACTGGCTTATAG
- the LOC140872154 gene encoding subtilisin-like protease SBT4.13: MGNLGDNEESSSSTYHSNMLQDVVDISFQGQSLIRSYSRSFNGFAAYLTHEEQEKLASRKEVASVFPSKALHPQTTRSWDFMGLEENARRNPTVESDTIVGVIDSGIWPESESFSDKGFSSPPKKWKGVCKGGQNFTCNNKLIGARYYNSLKPLEIDSARDIQGHGSHTASIAAGNVVKDASFYGIANGTARGGVPSARIAAYKVCYPDSGCQSVDILAAFDDAIADGVDVITISIGHREPQKLMNDEIAIGSFHALQKGILVVQSAGNTGPIFVASIAPWIFTVAASSTDRGIITKVVLGNGTTISGKAINSFDLKGQSFPLAYGNETSSKCGEELSKECSENCLDRSKVEGKVVLCNKFAGTEEAFNAGAVGSVVSSQTNSISFVVPLPASALSNHNFIDLLGYFNSTKNHTIDILKSEAVKNHEAPSVAFFSSIGPNVYYPSILKPDVTAPGVEILAAFSPLASPSEYSKDERSVKYSILSGTSMSCPHVAGAAAYVKSFHPNWSPSAIKSALMTTARRMDAGKDRFGEFSYGTGHIDPVKAADPGLVYEIVSDDYIEFLCSSGYDAPFLSIILGMTVHCPDKNSTFNDLNYPAMTFKLLNNDANFTRQFNRTVTNVGSTNSAYKAITSSGLDYSISVNPNILKFTAIGQKQSFAVTISGKLRKDTDLLSASLEWSDDVHSVRSPIVIYSPNL; encoded by the exons ATGGGAAATCTTGGTGACAACGAAGAATCATCATCTTCGACATACCACTCGAACATGCTTCAAGATGTTGTAGACATCAG TTTTCAAGGCCAATCATTAATAAGAAGTTACAGTCGGAGTTTCAATGGATTTGCTGCTTATCTTACACATGAAGAGCAGGAAAAGTTGGCAA GTAGGAAAGAAGTGGCGTCAGTTTTTCCTAGTAAAGCTCTTCATCCACAAACAACGAGATCATGGGATTTCATGGGACTCGAGGAAAATGCTCGTCGAAATCCAACTGTCGAGAGTGACACGATTGTTGGGGTTATTGACAGCGGAATATGGCCCGAATCGGAGAGTTTCAGTGACAAAGGCTTCAGCTCTCCTCCCAAGAAATGGAAAGGAGTGTGTAAAGGAGGACAaaattttacttgcaacaa CAAACTGATAGGAGCTCGGTACTACAACTCCCTTAAGCCGTTAGAAATTGATTCAGCAAGGGACATACAAGGCCACGGATCTCATACAGCATCAATAGCAGCTGGAAACGTTGTTAAAGATGCCAGTTTTTACGGCATTGCTAATGGGACTGCAAGAGGAGGAGTACCATCAGCTAGAATCGCTGCATATAAAGTTTGTTACCCTGATTCTGGGTGCCAATCTGTAGATATATTAGCTGCATTCGATGATGCTATAGCTGATGGAGTTGATGTCATAACCATCTCTATCGGACACCGTGAACCACAAAAATTGATGAACGACGAGATTGCAATCGGATCATTTCATGCTTTACAAAAGGGTATTTTAGTTGTACAGTCAGCAGGCAATACGGGGCCTATCTTTGTTGCAAGCATCGCTCCATGGATTTTCACAGTTGCAGCTAGCAGTACTGATAGAGGTATCATCACCAAAGTGGTTCTTGGGAATGGAACTACAATTTCG GGAAAAGCAATCAACTCTTTCGACTTGAAGGGGCAGAGTTTTCCCTTAGCATATGGGAATGAAACCTCGAGCAAATGCGGCGAAGAATTATCCAA GGAATGCAGTGAAAATTGTTTAGATAGAAGCAAAGTAGAAGGCAAGGTTGTGCTTTGCAACAAATTTGCAGGCACGGAAGAAGCTTTCAATGCTGGAGCAGTTGGTTCAGTCGTGTCCTCTCAAACTAATTCTATTTCCTTTGTCGTTCCCCTTCCCGCTTCTGCTTTAAGTAATCACAACTTCATCGACTTACTAGGCTACTTCAACTCCACAAA AAATCATACGATCGACATACTCAAGAGCGAAGCTGTGAAAAATCATGAGGCCCCTTCTGTtgctttcttctcttcaatAGGTCCCAACGTCTATTATCCGAGTATTTTGAAG CCAGATGTAACAGCCCCTGGAGTTGAAATATTAGCAGCATTTTCACCTTTGGCTTCACCTTCAGAGTATTCCAAAGACGAGCGATCTGTGAAATATAGCATATTATCCGGGACATCAATGTCTTGCCCCCATGTTGCTGGCGCGGCAGCTTATGTGAAATCCTTTCACCCCAACTGGTCACCTTCTGCAATCAAATCAGCTCTCATGACAACTG CACGGAGAATGGATGCTGGCAAAGATCGATTTGGCGAATTTTCTTATGGAACAGGCCATATAGATCCTGTCAAAGCCGCTGATCCCGGCCTCGTGTATGAGATTGTATCCGACGATTATATCGAATTTCTATGCAGCTCCGGCTATGATGCGCCATTTCTAAGCATAATATTGGGAATGACAGTCCATTGTCCGGACAAGAATTCAACATTCAACGATCTGAATTACCCAGCAATGACTTTTAAGCTCCTAAACAACGACGCAAACTTCACAAGACAGTTCAACAGAACTGTAACAAACGTAGGATCCACAAACTCGGCATACAAGGCAATCACCAGCAGTGGTTTGGATTATAGCATCAGCGTGAATCCTAACATCCTTAAATTTACGGCCATCGGCCAAAAACAATCGTTTGCAGTGACAATAAGTGGGAAGTTACGTAAAGATACAGACTTATTGTCTGCATCGTTGGAGTGGTCTGATGACGTTCATAGTGTGAGGAGTCCAATCGTCATATATTCACCCAACTTATAG
- the LOC140871982 gene encoding uncharacterized protein, which produces MADVFTYESAVSRALRSEEGRREIQREQQGKRQFLQTGYQRPSSQPPAKKQSTGPSKGPNQQRPQGKPQQQTRGGAPTPGRYPVCPKCQKMHSGQCLMGAGVCYRCKEPGHQIANCPQRQNVSGRVYVMQAEEADPDTSLITGRILVGGNSTFALLDSGATHSFISRDFIRRIGITPEVVDCGYDVTMPSGQTITTTSVIRDLELELQGHSIRADLVDSVSKASGR; this is translated from the exons atggcagacgtctttacatatgagtctgcagtcagcagggccttgcgttccgaggagggacggagagagatacagagagagcagcagggtaagaggcagtttctgcagacagggtatcagcgaccatcttcgcagccacctgcgaagaagcagtctacagggccatctaagggcccgaatcagcagaggcctcaggggaagccacagcagcagactaggggcggggcccctactccagggagatatccagtatgtccgaagtgtcagaagatgcattccgggcagtgtcttatgggagcaggagtctgctatcgttgcaaagagccggggcatcagattgccaactgcccgcagaggcagaacgtcagtgggcgagtatatgtgatgcaggcagaggaggctgacccagatacctccttgatcaccg ggagaattctagttggaggcaactccacgtttgcgttgctagattcaggagccacgcattcgtttatctcccgagattttatcagacggataggcattacaccGGAGGTTGTCGActgtggttacgatgttaccatgccatccggacagactatcactaccactagtgtcatcagggatctggaattggagttgcagggacactccattcgagcagatctagtg gacagtgtcagtaaAGCCAGCgggaggtga